The Synchiropus splendidus isolate RoL2022-P1 chromosome 1, RoL_Sspl_1.0, whole genome shotgun sequence genome includes a window with the following:
- the c1h2orf42 gene encoding uncharacterized protein C2orf42 homolog — protein MDPEVTVSSPSSVVSYSGPQNRMSNLAAKQRDGRRSSSTTPPFLSNLGRATLRGIRKCPQCGVYNGTRGLSCKNKACGISLRTASEGGRSRKAGAVEVVKVITDSIERDGKEADGEVRSVQVFSVCHRERGVSQLGFVQLVPTDTAIATGDGATLLTLINLGRCLLPTCKRAQRSSQPESAAANSKQSANSICIHIKKAIECRANATPLTLKSSVLEGLHVSFEDKELLWRLATESPGPLVQRVSKDTLVVKCQTDSQHPLGLLHLTVGASGLPEAGKSREVRHQQEVFKCSCQATAGSPADAADALRVNGATLPLCLHFYACVCALKSDDTLAKEFAAFINYSPAGVQQNLVCSASGEKPLQRPHQKLKRSRLEDGLAGSPPQEGASASGVRKAGQRRAAPELKAADGSHVVDEHALTMSFHQWLACVTERIHHTMHYQSDGKPDPLVFFIPQEFFSALQHRLSLGSKKRRLPNSTTALVGADGLPGSSRYTWHISSLKQVKQIFDTPELPLEFIQSFVRNADGSFSRFRCPDAPAEPPSEQHRPDRPHTIRPMELRTLLKVGPSADNSSENTPFVIEWIPDVLPRCHMGELRLSFEFQHLQSGPSDPDRPSSGVKSESK, from the exons ATGGATCCTGAAGTGACAGTGTCTTCACCCTCGAGTGTTGTGTCCTATTCCGGGCCTCAGAACAGAATGAGCAATCTTGCTGCCAAACAGAGGGACGGCAGGAGGTCCTCGTCCACCACGCCGCCCTTTCTGTCGAACCTGGGGAGAGCCACACTCCGGGGCATTCGCAAGTGTCCTCAGTGTGGCGTCTACAATGGCACGCGGGGGCTCAGCTGTAAGAACAAGGCTTGTGGGATCTCCCTGAGGACTGCCTCCGAGGGCGGCCGGAGCAGGAAGGCTGGCGCGGTGGAGGTGGTGAAAGTCATCACCGACAGCATagagagagatgggaaagaggcTGACGGAGAGGTCCGGAGCGTTCAGGTCTTCTCGGTGTGTCACAGGGAACGAGGAGTGTCACAGTTGGGCTTTGTCCAGCTGGTGCCCACTGACACCGCCATTGCCACCGGCGATGGAGCAACACTTCTCACCCTCATCAATCTGGGCCGCTGCTTGTTGCCCACGTGCAAGAGGGCTCAGAGGTCCAGTCAGCCAGAGTCTGCGGCGGCCAACTCCAAACAGTCGGCCAACAGCATCTGCATTCACATCAAAAAAGCCATCGAGTGCCGCGCCAACGCCACCCCGCTGACTCTAAAGAGTTCTGTCCTGGAGGGTCTGCATGTCTCGTTCGAGGACAAGGAGCTCCTTTGGAGGCTGGCCACAGAGTCTCCGGGGCCTCTGGTGCAGCGGGTGTCTAAGGACACCCTGGTAGTGAAGTGTCAGACGGACTCCCAGCATCCTCTCGGTCTCCTGCACCTCACCGTGGGTGCGAGCGGCCTGCCGGAGGCGGGGAAGAGCAGAGAGGTTCGGCACCAGCAGGAGGTCTTCAAGTGTAGCTGCCAGGCAACAGCGGGAAgtcctgctgatgctgctgacgCCCTGCGGGTCAACGGTGCCACGCTGCCCCTCTGCCTTCACTTCTACGCCTGCGTATGCGCTTTGAAGAGTGACGACACACTGGCCAAAGAGTTTGCAGCCTTCATCAACTACTCACCTGCTG GGGTGCAGCAGAACTTGGTCTGCTCTGCTTCTGGTGAAAAGCCTTTACAGCGGCCTCATCAAAAGTTGAAGAGATCACGCCTGGAGGATGGCCTCGCAG GGTCCCCCCCACAGGAGGGAGCGTCTGCCTCTGGTGTGAGGAAGGCTGGTCAGAGAAGAGCAGCTCCAGAGCTGAAGGCAGCAG atggtTCTCATGTCGTGGATGAGCATGCGCTGACGATGAGCTTCCATCAGTGGCTGGCCTGCGTCACGGAGAGGATCCACCACACCATGCACTACCAGTCGGACG GGAAGCCGGATCCATTGGTCTTCTTCATCCCTCAAGAGTTCTTCAGCGCGCTGCAGCATCGCTTGTCGCTCGGCTCCAAGAAGAGGAGGCTTCCAAACTCAACCACAG CTCTGGTCGGGGCCGACGGACTTCCAGGTTCCTCCAGGTACACGTGGCACATCTCCAGTCTGAAGCAGGTCAAGCAGATCTTCGACACCCCTGAG CTCCCTCTAGAGTTCATCCAGAGTTTTGTACGAAACGCAGACGGCTCCTTCTCGCGCTTCAGGTGTCCGGATGCTCCAGCGGAGCCGCCGTCAGAGCAACACCGTCCTGATCGACCGCACACCATCAGGCCGATGGAGCTGCGCACTCTTCTCAAAGTTG GTCCGAGCGCCGATAATTCGAGCGAGAACACTCCGTTTGTGATCGAGTGGATCCCCGACGTCCTCCCGCGCTGCCACATGGGGGAGCTGCGGCTCAGCTTCGAGTTCCAGCACCTGCAGAGCGGTCCGTCGGACCCAGACAGGCCGAGCTCAGGTGTCAAGTCCGAGTCTAAATGA